In Crinalium epipsammum PCC 9333, the following are encoded in one genomic region:
- the hmpF gene encoding pilus motility taxis protein HmpF codes for MLYLAEVQKKTSFIGGSKSELKLLACQRTDQSWTAVPGEEAIPAPDEANNYNSGVLVLADLGTNRQIQRPLTEASRQLVNILQNFSRQLEKSKKEEEEIDQWKQSLTYQSQELNRREMEMEARLEQLQEIEEEFERLERERQEINNSRSESNKLKQELDRNRQQLDAAWQQLQIQQQRLDERVAEVEQSAGLDAQQVSLIQELINRIASAIAPTDALREQLHLAFELVNNQQATLDYNWQQLQEQQAAAQQMQAEVDHAHQDVQNRSIESQQGQASLEEARTNLQVQQQTLEVKQASANLLRLQLQTQEEIYQQISRLATGQDEGKVTQKIDVEALEKIPLGELEGIVQNLQNELQKFVRFVNDQQEELNEKRQTIAELQSQIASSSQHDRIALESDLASEQDGYQLLDQTLKPQRTSLAEREDILKQHIRVLQQRQGISNVNVSDNQKIDVEPLLTQLTAQRQQLEEQLQELESQIAQITTSIEQAQGIVTDSTSQQEARQNELQAIQQNLQNQWVAVAELWGKVNLYQESLPPTQDNLNWIRQKLEAIESYLNHIQETSDYQVHTVTEMQQLLNNFMGI; via the coding sequence GTGCTGTATCTAGCAGAAGTACAAAAAAAGACAAGTTTTATCGGTGGCTCTAAAAGCGAACTGAAACTGTTGGCTTGTCAGCGAACTGACCAGAGTTGGACTGCTGTGCCTGGTGAAGAAGCAATTCCTGCTCCAGATGAAGCTAATAACTATAATTCTGGGGTTTTGGTGCTGGCAGATTTAGGTACTAATCGACAGATACAGCGTCCACTAACGGAGGCAAGCCGTCAGTTAGTCAATATTTTGCAAAATTTTTCTCGGCAACTAGAAAAGTCTAAAAAGGAAGAAGAAGAAATTGATCAGTGGAAGCAGTCTCTGACTTATCAAAGCCAGGAACTAAATCGGCGTGAAATGGAAATGGAAGCACGCTTAGAACAACTACAAGAAATAGAGGAAGAATTTGAACGTTTAGAGCGGGAACGTCAGGAAATTAATAATTCGCGTTCCGAAAGTAATAAATTAAAACAAGAACTTGATCGTAACCGTCAACAGTTAGATGCAGCTTGGCAACAATTGCAGATACAGCAGCAACGTTTAGATGAGCGTGTAGCAGAGGTTGAACAATCAGCAGGTTTAGATGCCCAACAGGTAAGTTTAATTCAGGAATTAATTAATCGTATAGCAAGTGCGATCGCACCGACCGATGCACTACGGGAACAACTACATCTTGCTTTTGAATTAGTCAATAATCAGCAAGCAACACTAGATTACAACTGGCAACAGCTTCAAGAGCAACAGGCAGCGGCTCAACAGATGCAAGCTGAAGTTGATCATGCTCACCAAGATGTGCAAAATCGCTCTATCGAGTCGCAGCAAGGACAAGCATCTCTTGAAGAAGCACGTACTAATTTACAAGTTCAACAACAGACTTTAGAGGTCAAACAGGCATCAGCTAACCTGCTGCGTCTACAGTTACAAACTCAAGAGGAAATATACCAACAAATTTCCCGTTTGGCAACAGGTCAGGATGAGGGCAAAGTTACCCAAAAAATTGATGTGGAGGCATTGGAGAAAATACCTTTAGGAGAACTAGAGGGAATTGTCCAGAATTTGCAGAATGAATTACAGAAGTTTGTACGTTTTGTCAACGATCAACAAGAGGAATTAAACGAAAAGCGTCAGACGATCGCAGAACTGCAAAGTCAGATTGCCTCATCTAGTCAGCATGATCGCATTGCCCTTGAAAGTGACTTAGCAAGCGAGCAAGACGGCTATCAGTTGCTTGATCAAACCCTAAAGCCGCAACGCACAAGTTTAGCTGAGAGAGAAGACATTCTCAAACAACACATTCGCGTATTGCAACAACGGCAAGGAATTAGTAATGTCAATGTATCCGACAATCAAAAAATTGATGTAGAACCGCTCCTGACTCAGCTAACAGCGCAGCGACAACAACTTGAAGAACAATTACAAGAACTGGAAAGCCAGATTGCTCAAATCACTACCAGTATTGAGCAAGCACAGGGCATAGTGACTGACAGTACCAGTCAACAAGAGGCAAGGCAAAATGAGTTGCAAGCAATCCAGCAGAATTTACAAAACCAGTGGGTTGCAGTTGCAGAGTTATGGGGCAAAGTAAATCTATATCAAGAAAGTTTGCCACCTACACAAGATAACCTTAACTGGATACGACAAAAATTAGAGGCGATTGAAAGTTACTTAAATCACATTCAGGAAACTAGCGATTATCAAGTACATACAGTTACTGAAATGCAACAACTGCTTAATAATTTCATGGGTATTTAG